The proteins below are encoded in one region of Syngnathus acus chromosome 2, fSynAcu1.2, whole genome shotgun sequence:
- the dock3 gene encoding dedicator of cytokinesis protein 3 isoform X3: MWIPTEEEKIGVVICNFRSPICQALVLEIGETVQILEKSEGWYRGFSTKKPSIKGIFPVSYVHLKKSTVTNRGLCETVVPLEDPIITETTSTLQEWGVLWKQLYVKHKVDLFHKLRHVMNELIDLRRQLIQGHLAQDQTREIKRHITVRLDWGNEHLGIDLVPRKEFEMVDPDQISISELYKLHVSSRHCGQQSTTQADNVRPRHGDSCRVPVSHHLFINLKSFTYNSISEDADVFFSLYDTREAKQISEKFMVKLNKNGGPKNPEKVDRLCALFTDLSSKDLKRDLYIVAHVMRTGRMLLNDSKKGPPHVMYRRPYGCAVLAMSDVFHTITDLKEEKDFVLKVYTCNNENEWYQVHENIIRKSNTKYSAPSTNYGLIISLQLLKGELEQIRRENQAVFNRALALTRKLGFPDVIMPGDIRNDLYLTLERGEFERGGKSVQKNIEVTLYVLYADGDTLKDCISLGSGEPNMTDYRSFVLYHNNSPRWSEMVKLPIPIDRFRGSHLRFEFRHCSTKDKGEKKLFGFAFTPLMREDGTTLSDESHELYVYKCDESATFSNQGLYLSLPCCKEDFNSCPNLPANLPFQRSPKETFWVSTILCSTKLTQNVDLLALLNWKTHPDRVLDILGRLRQISGEEIVKFLRDVLDTLFCLLDDNTDKYGPLVFQSLVFIINLLRDSRFYHFRPVMDSYIQNHFAGALAYKELIRCLKWYMDRSAEVVRQDHIQEAMRALEYLFKFIVQSRILYARATCGMEEEQFRASIQELFQSIRFVLSLDSRSSENLVFTQAALLNSFPDIFDELLQMFTVQEVAEYVRGTLGSMPSTVDIGQSMDVVKLQSIARTVESRLFFFPESRSILLPVVLHHIHLHLRQQRELLICSGILSSIFSIIKSSSMESSVQEEVEMMVESLLDVLLQTLLSIMSKSHSVETSRGQRCPQCTAEITGEYVSCLLSLLRQMTEIHFHHLLNNFHSKEELKEFLLKIFCVFRNLMKLTIFPRDWSVMRLLTSHIIVVTTQLLSPALHKNFSEADFDFKVWNSFFSLTVLYINQPSLQLEALGLTKRKKVLDKYGDMRVLMAYELFSMWQKLGDNKPHFIPGMMGPFLGVTLVPQTEVRNIMIPIFHDMMDWEQRKNGNFKQVEAELMDKLDSMVSDGKGDDNHRELFSLLTQLFGPYPSLLEKIEQETWRETGISFVTSVTRLVERLLDYRDCMKGDEAENKKMAGSVNFTNFYKSEVNKEDMYIRYIHKLCDLHLQAEDFTEAAFTLLLYWELLHWEDRPLRDFLHYPCQSEWQRKENLSRKILHYFNKGKCWEYGISLCRELAFQYETLYDYQSLSWIRKMEAAYYDNIIEQQRIEPEFFRMGFYGRKFPFFLRNKEFVCRGYDYERLEDFQQRMLGEFPQAIAMQHPNQPDDTILQSDAQYLQIYAVTPVSDISDVPQLERVPERIKSFYRINNVSRFHYDRPFHKGPKDRENEFRSLWIERTTLILSRPLPGISRWAEVERREVVEVSPLENAIYVVENKTQELRTLISQYQHRQHHGNINPLSMCLNGVIDAAVNGGIARYQEAFFDKDYISSHPEDTERITHLKDLMQEQVHILGVGLAVHEKLVHPEMRPLHKKLVDQFHMMRTGLHHYIFGTQQGVPGVDRFGPAGCSGVNSPRGVLSSHSHMSPESLRLIHRHSPLNLQGLIRHSSSSLSSHTSSETGPVNLAIMTEGLMGEHPEESIHMQPSPSSSSLSSIRSNSSQIINSAPSSARGSPSLPDKAKHNREVMILLPSHRERVNNSLYYNLAENGQNNHMQRALLQQVSPCKPCTDPHMTLPEKVFPNAPGSWNLDGENRDHVSYMPTSTGGVIMPPIPPRSFPPGHFLMQCDTFNPQNSDPPPALPVRSLRKSPLHPIPGSPTSPQSALGGSNSTLSGSASSGVSSLSESNFSGQYPDPGPIRNDALEPLPSHLWSPPDEYLASSYLHIHYGTPEMESVDPVRPFHYRSPASHPHSHPHTHAHSGLDGHSHGPAPHHHPPVHGPHHIPYRRPQPPAIPPKPYLREGCIPEEDLQPQPIPLPRRIFHSPHGHRDEQGKHPWEQCISEEHEEAQ, translated from the exons GCTGTGCGAGACAGTGGTGCCCCTTGAGGACCCCATCATCACCGAGACCACCTCGACACTGCAGGAGTGGGGTGTCTTGTGGAAGCAGCTTTATGTG AAGCATAAGGTGGATCTGTTCCACAAGCTGCGTCATGTGATGAACGAGCTCATCGACTTACGTCGGCAGCTCATCCAAGGTCACCTCGCTCAGGACCAGACCCGTGAGATCAAGCGGCACATCACTGTACGCCTTGACTGGGGCAATGA GCACCTTGGCATAGACCTTGTACCCAGGAAAGAGTTTGAAATGGTGGACCCGGACCAGATCAGCATATCTGAGCTTTACAAATTG caTGTTTCCAGCAGACACTGTGGTCAGCAAAGCACAACCCAG GCTGACAACGTGAGACCACGTCACGGCGACAGTTGCCGTGTCCCAGTGTCACACCACCTCTTCATCAATCTGAAGAGCTTCACTTACAACAGCATCAGCGAGGACGCTGACGTCTTCTTCTCCCTGTATGACACTCGAGAGGCCAAGCAGATCAG TGAAAAGTTCATGGTGAAACTCAACAAAAATGGAGGACCAAAGAATCCGGAGAAGGTTGATCGTCTTTGTGCTCTCTTCACG GACCTAAGCAGTAAAGACTTGAAGAGAGACCTGTACATTGTTGCACATGTCATGAGAACTG GCCGCATGCTTCTGAATGACTCAAAGAAAGGCCCACCTCACGTGATGTATCGACGACCGTATGGCTGCGCCGTTCTTGCAATGAGTGATGTTTTCCATACCATCACTGACCTCAAAGAGGAGAAGGACTTTGTGCTCAAAGTTTATAC ATGTAACAACGAGAACGAGTGGTACCAGGTTCACGAAAACATCATCCGCAAGTCCAACACCAAATACTCCGCTCCCAGCACCAATTATG GCCTCATCATTTCTCTGCAGCTGTTGAAGGGCGAGTTGGAGCAGATCAGACGGGAGAACCAGGCTGTGTTCAACCGAGCCCTGGCACTCACACGCAAACTGGGTTTTCCAGATGTTATCATGCCAG GTGACATTCGCAACGACTTGTACTTGACCCTGGAACGAGGCGAGTTTGAGCGGGGTGGCAAGAGCGTCCAGAAGAACATCGAAGTGACGCTCTATGTCCTCTACGCCGACGGGGATACTCTCAAA GACTGCATCAGTTTGGGCAGCGGGGAACCAAACATGACTGACTATCGCTCCTTCGTCCTCTACCACAACAACAGCCCTCGCTGGAGTGAGATGGTCAAACTTCCCATTCCCATAGATCGCTTCCGAGGGTCTCACCTCCGCTTCGAGTTCAGACACTGCTCCA CTAAAGacaaaggggagaaaaaactTTTCGGCTTTGCTTTCACTCCCCTGATGAGAGAGGACGGGACCACACTGTCGGACGAAAGCCATGAGCTGTACGTCTACAAG tGTGACGAGAGCGCCACCTTCAGTAACCAGGGCCTGTACCTCAGCCTGCCCTGCTGCAAGGAGGACTTCAACAGTTGTCCCAACCTGCCAGCTAATCTGCCGTTTCAGAGAAGCCCAAAAGAGACCTTTTGGGTCTCCACCATACTCTGCTCCACCAAACTCACACAGAATG TGGACCTATTGGCCCTTCTGAATTGGAAGACCCACCCAGACAGGGTTCTGGACATCCTTGGTCGATTGCGTCAGATCAGTGGGGAAGAGATTGTCAAG TTCCTACGAGATGTCCTGGACACCCTCTTCTGTCTTTTAGACGACAACACTGATAAATATGGACCTCTGGTTTTCCAGTCTCTG GTATTTATTATCAACTTGCTCAGGGACAGTCGTTTCTACCACTTCCGCCCTGTCATGGATTCTTACATCCAAAACCACTTTGCTGGAGCTTTGGCATACAA GGAGCTTATTCGATGCCTGAAGTGGTACATGGACCGTTCGGCTGAGGTCGTCCGACAAGACCACATTcaagaggccatgagg GCTCTGGAGTACCTGTTCAAGTTCATCGTCCAGTCCAGAATTCTGTATGCGCGGGCCACTTGCGGGATGGAGGAAGAGCAGTTTCGAGCAAGCATCCAGGAGCTCTTTCAGTCCATCCGCTTTGTGCTGAGCCTGGACAGTCGCAGCTCAGAGAATCTGGTCTTCACGCAG GCGGCTCTGTTGAACAGCTTCCCTGATATCTTTGATGAGCTGCTGCAGATGTTCACGGTTCAGGAGGTGGCCGAATATGTCCGCGGCACCCTCGGAAGTATGCCCAGCACTGTTGACATTGGCCAGTCAATGGATGTTGTCAAACTGCAGTCGATTGCACGCACCGTTGAAAGCCGTCTGTTCTTCTTTCCCG AGTCTCGAAGCATTTTACTTCCAGTTGTTCTGCACCACATTCACTTGCACCTGCGCCAGCAGAGGGAGCTGCTTATCTGTTCTGGGATCCTTAGCagcattttttccatcatcaAAAGCAGTTCTATG GAGTCGTCTGTTCAGGAGGAAGTAGAGATGATGGTGGAGAGCCTCTTGGACGTGTTGCTCCAGACTCTCTTGTCAATCATGAGCAAGTCTCACTCTGTGGAGACATCCAGAGGACAACGCTGCCCCCAGTGTACCGCTGAGATCACA GGGGAGTACGTGTCCTGTCTTCTTTCTCTGCTCCGACAGATGACAGAGATCCACTTTCACCATCTACTTAACAACTTCCATAGCAAGGAGGAACTCAAA GAGTTCCTGTTAAAGATCTTCTGTGTATTCCGCAACCTGATGAAACTGACAATCTTCCCTCGAGATTGGAGTGTCATGAGACTTCTAACCAGTCA CATCATTGTCGTGACAACGCAGCTTCTTTCCCCGGCGCTGCACAAGAACTTTTCCGAAGCCGATTTCGATTTTAAG GTGTGGAACTCCTTTTTCAGCCTGACCGTGCTCTACATCAATCAGCCCAGTCTGCAGCTCGAGGCGCTTGGGCTCACCAAGAGAAAGAAAGTTCTGGACAA GTATGGAGACATGAGAGTACTGATGGCGTATGAGCTCTTCAGCATGTGGCAAAAATTAG GTGACAACAAACCCCACTTCATCCCAGGAATGATGGGCCCCTTTCTGGGAGTCACCCTGGTCCCTCAGACTGAAGTTCGAAACATAATGATTCCAATTTTCCATGACATGATGGATTGGGAGCAGAGGAAAAATGGAAACTTCAAACAG GTGGAAGCGGAACTGATGGATAAGCTGGACAGTATGGTGTCGGATGGCAAAGGCGACGATAACCACAGGGAGCTCTTCAGTCTTTT GACCCAGCTTTTCGGACCTTACCCAAG TCTACTGGAGAAGATAGAGCAGGAGACCTGGAGAGAGACGGGCATCTCATTTGTCACATCGGTCACAAGACTTGTAGAACGACTGCTGGACTACAG aGACTGCATGAAAGGAGATGAAGccgagaataaaaaaatggccgGCTCTGTCAACTTTACG AATTTCTACAAATCGGAAGTCAACAAGGAGGACATGTACATCCGTTACATCCATAAGCTGTGTGACCTGCACCTCCAAGCAGAAGACTTCACAG AGGCCGCGTTCACGCTGTTACTCTACTGGGAACTGCTCCATTGGGAGGACCGGCCTCTGAGGGATTTTCTCCACTACCCTTGCCAGAGCGAGTGGCAACGCAAGGAGAACCTGAGTCGGAAAATTCTTCACTACTTCAACAAGGGCAAG TGTTGGGAATACGGCATCTCTCTGTGTCGGGAGCTGGCTTTCCAGTATGAGACGTTATATGATTACCAGAGCCTCAGCTGGATACGG AAAATGGAGGCGGCCTACTATGACAACATTATTGAGCAACAACGCATTGAACCAGAGTTTTTCCGAATGGGATTCTATGGCAGGAAGTTTCCCTTCTTCCTCAGG AACAAAGAGTTTGTCTGTCGTGGCTATGACTACGAACGGCTGGAGGACTTCCAGCAAAGGATGCTGGGAGAATTTCCGCAAGCCATCGCCATGCAGCATCCCAACCAACCCGACGACACCATTCTGCAGAGCGATGCACAGT ATTTGCAGATCTATGCGGTGACACCAGTGTCAGATATCTCAGATGTGCCTCAACTGGAACGCGTGCCCGAGAGGATCAAGAGCTTTTACCGCATAAACAATGTCAGCCGCTTCCACTATGACAGGCCTTTCCACAAGGGCCCCAAGGACCGCGAAAATGAGTTCAGG AGCCTGTGGATTGAGCGAACAACTCTAATCCTCTCCCGCCCTCTCCCGGGCATCTCTCGCTGGGCCGAGGTGGAAAGGAGAGAAGTG GTGGAGGTGAGCCCTCTGGAGAATGCCATCTACGTGGTGGAAAATAAAACCCAGGAGTTGCGCACTCTGATCAGCCAGTACCAGCACAGACAGCATCACGGCAACATCAACCCGCTCAGCATGTGCCTCAATGGGGTCATAGACGCCGCGGTGAACGGAGGCATCGCCAGATACCAAGAG GCATTCTTCGACAAGGACTACATCAGCAGTCACCCTGAGGACACGGAGAGGATCACCCACCTCAAGGACCTGATGCAGGAGCAG GTGCACATTCTTGGAGTGGGTCTAGCTGTTCATGAGAAGCTGGTCCACCCGGAGATGCGTCCACTGCACAAAAAGCTGGTGGACCAGTTCCACATGATGAGGACTGGCTTGCACCAT TATATTTTTGGGACACAGCAGGGTGTGCCCGGCGTGGATCGATTTGGCCCTGCTGGCTGCTCCGGGGTCAATTCTCCCAGAGGTGTCCTGTCCTCCCACAGCCACATGAGCCCCGAGAGTCTGCGGCTCATACACAGACACAG CCCTCTGAACCTGCAGGGTTTGATTCGTCACTCGTCCTCCTCTCTGTCCTCTCACACTTCGAGCGAGACAGGGCCGGTAAACCTCGCCATAATGACAGAGGGTCTCATGGGGGAGCACCCCGAGGAGTCCATACACATGCAG CCGAGCCCTTCGTCCTCAAGCCTGAGCTCGATACGTTCCAACTCCTCCCAAATTATAAACTCTGCTCCCTCGAGTGCCAGAG GCTCGCCGTCCTTGCCTGACAAGGCCAAACACAACCGGGAAGTGATGATCCTGCTGCCATCTCATCGCGAGCGGGTCAACAACTCTCTGTACTACAACTTGGCGGAAAACGGACAG AATAACCACATGCAGCGTGCCTTACTGCAACAAGTCAGCCCCTGCAAGCCGTGTACGGATCCTCACATGACTCTGCCGGAGAAAG TGTTTCCCAATGCTCCCGGCAGCTGGAACCTGGATGGAGAGAACAGGGACCATGTGTCCTACATGCCAACTTCGACTGGAGGTGTAATTATGCCACCCATCCCTCCAAGATCTTTCCCACCAG gACATTTCCTGATGCAATGTGACACATTTAACCCGCAAAACAGTGACCCTCCACCTGCCCTGCCTGTGCGTTCACTTCGAAAG TCGCCCCTCCACCCAATTCCCGGTTCCCCCACCAGCCCTCAGTCAGCTTTGGGGGGCAGTAACTCCACCCTGTCCGGCAGCGCCAGCAGCGGCGTTTCCTCCCTGAGCGAGAGTAACTTCAGCGGCCAGTATCCTGATCCGGGCCCCATCAGGAATGACGCCTTGGAGCCCCTCCCCAGCCACCTGTGGTCGCCCCCCGATGAGTACCTGGCCTCTTCCTACCTGCACATTCACTACGGCACCCCAGAAATGGAGTCGGTGGACCCGGTCCGCCCTTTCCACTACCGCAGCCCCGCCTCGCACCCTCACTCCCACCCTCACACGCACGCTCACTCGGGGCTTGACGGCCACTCCCACGGGCCGGCGCCTCATCATCACCCACCCGTCCACGGGCCCCATCACATCCCCTATCGCAGGCCCCAGCCCCCTGCCATCCCGCCCAAACCCTACCTGCGGGAGGGCTGCATCCCGGAAGAGGATCTGCAGCCTCAGCCCATTCCGCTGCCCCGCAGGATCTTCCACTCCCCCCACGGGCACAGGGACGAGCAGGGAAAGCATCCCTGGGAGCAATGCATCAGTGAGGAGCACGAGGAGGCGCAGTGA